A single Candidatus Methylomirabilis lanthanidiphila DNA region contains:
- the rbcL gene encoding ribulose bisophosphate carboxylase, with product MAGAAGTNKDPKDRYKSGGVVPYKQMGYWRPEYEPKDTDVIAVFRITPQEGVDPDEAAAAVAGESSTATWTVVWTDRLTDHDAYRGKAYRVDPVPGSPGQYFAYIAYDLDLFEDGSIVNVSASIIGNVFGFKPLKALRLEDMRFPVAYLKTFQGPPTGIVVERERLDKFGRPLLGATIKPKLGLSGKNYGRVVYEALKGGLDFTKDDENINSQAFMHWRDRFLFAMEGVNRASAATGEVKGHYLNISAGTMEDMYERAEFAKELGSLIIMIDLVIGYTAIQSISKWARKNDMMLHLHRAGHSTYTRQKNHGVNFRVICKWMRMAGVDHIHSGTVIGKLEGDPYMVKGFYDTLRETHTPMNLQNGLFFDQDWASLRKVMPVASGGIHAGQMHQLLHYFGEDVVLQFGGGTIGHPTGIAAGATANRVALEAMVQARNEGRDYFNEGPEILANAARWCQPLRTALEVWKDISFTYASTDTADFVPTTTAV from the coding sequence ATGGCAGGAGCAGCAGGAACCAACAAGGATCCAAAAGACCGGTATAAATCGGGGGGGGTGGTCCCTTACAAGCAGATGGGGTATTGGCGGCCGGAATATGAGCCGAAGGACACCGACGTGATTGCGGTGTTCCGCATCACGCCTCAGGAGGGTGTGGATCCGGATGAGGCGGCTGCGGCCGTCGCGGGCGAGTCGTCCACCGCCACCTGGACGGTCGTGTGGACCGACCGTCTCACCGATCACGATGCCTATCGCGGGAAGGCATACAGGGTGGATCCTGTACCGGGGAGTCCAGGCCAGTATTTTGCCTACATCGCCTACGATCTGGACCTATTTGAGGATGGCTCCATCGTCAACGTGAGCGCATCCATTATCGGCAACGTCTTCGGCTTCAAGCCGTTAAAGGCGCTGCGTCTGGAAGACATGCGGTTCCCTGTGGCCTACCTGAAGACCTTTCAGGGGCCGCCCACCGGGATCGTGGTGGAGCGCGAGCGGTTGGATAAGTTCGGCCGCCCGCTGCTGGGCGCCACCATCAAGCCGAAACTGGGGCTCTCCGGCAAGAATTACGGCCGCGTCGTGTATGAGGCGCTCAAAGGCGGCCTCGACTTTACCAAGGATGACGAAAACATCAACTCGCAGGCATTTATGCACTGGCGCGACCGTTTCCTGTTCGCCATGGAAGGGGTGAACCGCGCCTCCGCCGCCACGGGCGAGGTGAAGGGGCATTACCTCAATATCTCAGCCGGCACCATGGAGGACATGTATGAGCGGGCCGAATTCGCCAAGGAACTCGGCAGTCTGATCATTATGATCGATCTGGTGATCGGCTACACCGCGATCCAGTCGATATCCAAGTGGGCACGGAAGAACGATATGATGCTGCACCTGCACCGGGCCGGTCATTCGACCTATACCCGCCAGAAGAATCACGGCGTCAACTTCCGCGTCATCTGCAAGTGGATGCGCATGGCGGGGGTGGACCATATCCACTCCGGCACCGTCATCGGCAAGCTCGAAGGCGATCCGTATATGGTCAAGGGGTTCTACGATACCCTGCGGGAAACCCACACCCCGATGAACCTGCAGAATGGCCTGTTCTTTGACCAGGACTGGGCGTCGCTGCGCAAGGTCATGCCGGTCGCCTCAGGCGGCATCCACGCCGGGCAGATGCACCAGTTGCTCCACTACTTTGGCGAAGACGTGGTGCTCCAGTTCGGCGGCGGGACCATCGGCCATCCGACCGGCATCGCGGCGGGCGCGACGGCCAACCGGGTAGCCCTGGAGGCGATGGTTCAGGCGCGCAACGAGGGCCGAGACTACTTCAACGAAGGTCCGGAGATCCTGGCGAATGCCGCGCGGTGGTGTCAGCCATTGCGGACGGCGCTGGAGGTCTGGAAGGATATTAGCTTCACCTACGCATCGACCGATACCGCGGACTTTGTTCCGACCACAACGGCCGTGTAG
- a CDS encoding alanine racemase, translating to MSSDQGLGWAADRMPPTHRAWVEVDLGAIRHNIVAIRRLLKPSTQFMSVVKADGYGHGAVAVARTALSAGASWLAVATIEEGIQLRRAGIDAPILLFGPAICTEEVETLVEYRLQPTVCSLDQARRLSAADLGSIQIHLKVDTGMTRLGVAWQEAQELLSAIRVLPNVTVAGLYSHLATADAIDPTTTLEQFERFAKLVNTLRRQGIRPPLVHLANSAATLTFPDTYFDLVRIGLAQYGLYPSSHLQTVVALRPALSLKARIVFVKTVPPGTGVSYGHTFRTGHRTRLATVSIGYGDGVSRALSNGIDFLVRGRRVRQVGTITMDQCLIDVTDVREACEGDIVTLLGRDGEEQISIAEWVERLKTIPYEILTTLSPRLPRIVCGEAVV from the coding sequence ATGAGCAGTGATCAGGGACTCGGCTGGGCAGCCGATCGAATGCCTCCGACTCATCGCGCCTGGGTAGAGGTCGATCTCGGGGCGATTCGCCACAATATCGTGGCGATCAGACGGCTGCTCAAACCCTCCACGCAGTTCATGTCGGTCGTCAAGGCTGATGGCTACGGGCATGGCGCGGTTGCGGTCGCTCGGACCGCGCTGTCAGCCGGCGCGTCGTGGCTTGCGGTTGCCACAATTGAAGAAGGAATTCAACTCAGAAGGGCAGGGATCGACGCGCCAATCCTCCTCTTCGGCCCCGCAATCTGTACAGAGGAGGTCGAGACGCTTGTCGAGTATCGGCTGCAGCCGACTGTCTGCAGCCTCGACCAAGCCCGCCGATTATCCGCGGCGGATCTGGGGTCGATTCAGATTCACCTGAAGGTCGATACCGGCATGACTCGCCTGGGAGTTGCCTGGCAGGAGGCTCAGGAGCTCTTGAGCGCGATAAGGGTCCTGCCCAATGTCACGGTTGCCGGCCTCTACAGCCACCTCGCCACGGCTGACGCCATCGATCCCACAACAACCTTGGAGCAATTCGAACGGTTCGCCAAGCTGGTGAATACCTTGCGGCGGCAAGGGATCCGGCCTCCCTTAGTGCACTTGGCCAATTCTGCCGCCACCTTGACGTTCCCCGACACTTACTTCGACTTGGTCCGGATCGGGCTGGCTCAGTATGGTCTGTATCCAAGCTCTCACCTGCAGACAGTCGTGGCCCTTCGCCCTGCCCTCTCCCTGAAAGCCAGGATTGTCTTCGTCAAGACGGTTCCACCGGGGACCGGTGTCAGTTACGGTCATACCTTTCGAACAGGGCACCGGACACGACTGGCTACCGTGTCCATCGGATATGGCGATGGGGTCTCCCGCGCCCTTTCCAACGGCATCGACTTCCTGGTCCGCGGTCGGCGGGTTCGACAAGTTGGAACCATCACGATGGACCAATGTCTGATCGATGTCACTGATGTGCGGGAGGCGTGTGAGGGGGATATCGTCACGCTGCTCGGTCGGGACGGCGAGGAACAGATCTCAATCGCAGAGTGGGTAGAGCGTCTCAAGACCATCCCATACGAAATCCTCACCACCCTCTCCCCGCGCCTGCCAAGGATTGTCTGTGGGGAAGCAGTTGTGTAG
- a CDS encoding phosphoenolpyruvate carboxylase encodes MIDLDARRRIPRCMSTQHPDNVTVPFFAQGPVMEGMDEIREAYYAFSHLGCDEQMWDFEGKEVDEFVVEKLLTTYEGFFRAFPLGREMFLTLRVPNPGVEKAQGKILLEVLQGIPRANDVARLFYGEDVAPIFEIIFPMTTSAEELNRVLRYYQVFVTGKGEAVLTPGDIPLKEWIGEFHPAAIQIIPLIEDKDSLLRADTIVRAYLQGKDLPYQRVFLARSDPALNYGSLAASLLVKVALSRLDRLEQELGIPIYTILGAGSAPFRGNFRPDTVERHLAEHPSVQTFTIQSAFKYDYPAPAIIRAIETLKSAPRKNARPVEPEGKVIELIERISACYQRQVRAIAPLMNHIAPAVPRRRMRKLHIGLFGYSRSLGGVSLPRAISFCAALYSLGLPPEILGLACLNQEDLAFLREVDPGFEADLQDALRYLNEEALALLPPTEAEEIRTTIRLLPLTVPQDHAHREVTATIIKRVKDGNVKDLGDLILRAAWIRKFLG; translated from the coding sequence GTGATCGATCTCGATGCCCGCCGACGTATCCCCCGGTGCATGAGCACCCAGCATCCGGACAACGTCACCGTCCCCTTCTTTGCCCAAGGACCCGTCATGGAGGGGATGGACGAGATCCGGGAGGCCTACTACGCCTTTTCCCATCTGGGCTGCGATGAGCAGATGTGGGACTTCGAGGGGAAGGAGGTCGATGAGTTCGTCGTCGAGAAGCTCCTGACGACCTACGAGGGCTTCTTCCGGGCGTTTCCCCTGGGGCGGGAGATGTTCCTGACCCTGCGAGTCCCGAACCCTGGTGTAGAAAAGGCGCAGGGGAAGATCCTCCTTGAGGTTCTTCAGGGCATCCCCAGAGCAAACGATGTGGCCCGCCTCTTTTACGGGGAGGATGTCGCCCCCATCTTCGAGATCATCTTCCCCATGACTACCTCGGCGGAGGAGTTGAACCGGGTCCTCCGGTACTATCAGGTCTTTGTCACGGGGAAAGGGGAGGCGGTTCTGACCCCCGGCGACATTCCCCTTAAAGAGTGGATTGGAGAGTTTCACCCCGCCGCCATCCAGATCATCCCCTTGATCGAAGATAAGGATTCGCTGCTTCGGGCCGACACGATTGTCCGCGCGTACCTGCAGGGCAAAGACCTTCCGTACCAGCGCGTCTTTCTGGCCCGTTCCGATCCCGCCTTGAACTACGGCAGCCTGGCGGCGAGCCTCCTGGTCAAGGTAGCCTTAAGTCGCCTGGATAGGCTGGAGCAGGAGTTGGGAATTCCCATCTATACGATCCTTGGGGCCGGCAGCGCCCCGTTTCGGGGTAACTTCCGACCCGATACGGTGGAACGACACCTTGCTGAGCACCCGAGTGTTCAGACGTTCACGATCCAGTCGGCCTTTAAGTACGACTATCCGGCCCCTGCGATCATTCGGGCTATCGAGACCCTCAAGAGCGCACCTAGAAAGAACGCCAGGCCGGTAGAACCGGAGGGAAAGGTCATTGAGCTGATTGAACGGATCTCCGCCTGCTATCAGCGTCAAGTGAGGGCGATAGCGCCCCTCATGAATCACATCGCCCCCGCCGTCCCCAGACGGCGGATGCGGAAACTTCATATCGGTCTGTTCGGCTATAGCCGGAGCCTTGGCGGGGTCTCGCTTCCCCGGGCCATCTCCTTCTGCGCGGCCCTCTACTCCTTAGGCCTGCCGCCGGAGATCCTTGGCCTCGCGTGTCTTAATCAGGAGGATCTGGCCTTCCTGAGGGAGGTTGACCCAGGATTCGAGGCCGACCTTCAAGATGCCCTTCGGTATCTGAATGAGGAGGCGTTGGCTCTCCTCCCTCCCACCGAGGCAGAGGAAATCCGGACGACGATCCGACTGCTTCCCCTCACCGTCCCCCAGGATCATGCCCACCGCGAGGTCACGGCGACGATCATCAAGCGGGTCAAAGATGGAAATGTCAAGGACCTCGGCGACCTGATCCTTCGGGCGGCCTGGATTCGGAAGTTTCTGGGCTAA
- a CDS encoding ribose 5-phosphate isomerase: protein MSQESCLHNQHLSSNTPGAPGAQPSMATMALEFIKDGDVVGLGTGRAATAFVRALGDAVKAGLRVTGVSTSQVTAALAAQLGIPLATLEEVSSIDVTFDGADEVDPKLDLIKGYGGAHVREKIVAASSRRLVILVGAEKLVPVLGSRGILPVEVVPFGLSLCRRRLAELGCGPTAREHYGQPFVTDNGNQILDCSISPLSDPAAFEQAILGIPGVVGTGLFIGMADTVLVQDGDAVHVQQRGDR, encoded by the coding sequence ATGAGCCAAGAATCGTGTCTGCATAATCAGCATCTGTCCTCAAATACCCCTGGTGCGCCGGGGGCTCAGCCGTCCATGGCGACCATGGCCCTCGAGTTCATCAAGGATGGCGATGTGGTCGGCCTGGGCACCGGACGGGCCGCGACCGCATTTGTCCGCGCCCTGGGTGATGCGGTCAAGGCCGGTCTTCGGGTGACGGGTGTGTCGACGTCGCAGGTCACCGCCGCGTTGGCGGCGCAGCTTGGGATACCGCTGGCGACGCTCGAAGAAGTCTCAAGCATCGACGTTACATTTGATGGCGCCGATGAGGTCGACCCCAAGTTGGACCTGATCAAGGGGTACGGTGGGGCGCACGTTCGGGAAAAGATCGTAGCCGCCTCGTCGCGACGGCTGGTCATCCTGGTGGGGGCCGAAAAGCTGGTGCCGGTCCTGGGGAGCCGCGGCATCCTTCCCGTAGAGGTCGTGCCGTTCGGGCTGTCCCTCTGCCGGCGCCGCCTCGCAGAACTTGGGTGCGGGCCAACTGCCCGCGAGCATTACGGGCAGCCGTTCGTGACCGACAACGGCAATCAGATCCTCGACTGCAGCATCTCGCCACTCTCTGACCCGGCCGCGTTCGAGCAGGCGATCCTCGGAATCCCCGGGGTGGTGGGAACGGGGCTCTTCATCGGGATGGCCGACACGGTGCTGGTGCAGGACGGCGATGCGGTCCACGTACAACAACGCGGAGACCGATGA
- a CDS encoding CbbX, which produces MSEANIEQTPEEKALSGLPDDTPVDLAGVFRDSQIQEILDKLDRELVGLKPIKTRIREIAALLLVDRVRKSLGLMSGPPSLHMCFTGNPGTGKTTVAMRMAEILHRLGYIRKCNLAAVTRDDLVGQYIGHTAPKTKEVLKRAMGGVLFIDEAYYLYRSENERDYGQESIEILLQVMENQREDLVVILAGYRDRMETFFQGNPGMSSRVAHHLDFPNYTADELIAIAKLMLEKQQYRFSPDAEKVFYEYLVRRMQMPNFANARSVRNALDRARLRQANRLFAQHQDTLTKKDLVTIEAEDILVSRVFRDNHPDSNQTTDRE; this is translated from the coding sequence ATGAGCGAAGCGAACATTGAACAGACCCCTGAAGAGAAGGCTCTGTCCGGACTCCCTGATGATACGCCGGTAGATCTTGCAGGCGTCTTTCGCGATTCCCAGATTCAGGAGATCCTTGACAAGCTCGACCGGGAACTGGTCGGCCTGAAGCCGATTAAGACGCGGATTCGAGAAATCGCCGCCTTGTTGTTGGTTGACAGGGTGCGGAAAAGCCTGGGGCTCATGTCGGGCCCGCCCAGCCTCCATATGTGCTTTACCGGCAATCCCGGCACAGGCAAGACCACCGTCGCGATGCGGATGGCCGAGATTCTGCACCGCCTCGGGTACATCCGGAAGTGCAATCTGGCGGCGGTGACGCGCGATGACCTCGTCGGCCAGTATATCGGGCATACGGCGCCCAAGACCAAAGAGGTCTTGAAAAGGGCGATGGGCGGCGTGCTGTTTATCGACGAGGCCTATTATCTCTACCGTTCCGAGAATGAGCGCGACTACGGCCAGGAGTCGATCGAGATTCTGCTCCAGGTCATGGAAAATCAGCGAGAGGATCTTGTGGTCATCCTGGCCGGTTACAGGGACCGCATGGAGACATTCTTCCAGGGCAATCCGGGGATGTCCTCCCGCGTCGCGCATCACCTGGATTTCCCGAATTACACGGCAGACGAACTGATCGCAATCGCGAAGCTGATGTTGGAAAAGCAGCAATACCGTTTCAGCCCTGACGCTGAAAAGGTCTTTTATGAATATCTTGTCAGGCGCATGCAGATGCCCAACTTTGCCAACGCCCGCAGTGTGCGCAATGCCCTTGATCGGGCCCGCCTGCGCCAGGCCAACCGCCTGTTCGCGCAACATCAAGATACCCTCACGAAAAAGGATCTGGTGACGATTGAGGCTGAGGATATCCTTGTCAGCCGCGTCTTCAGGGATAATCATCCGGATTCCAATCAGACAACCGATCGAGAGTAG
- a CDS encoding D-fructose-1,6-bisphosphatase protein produces MGDPMISKGVTLTRHLLDDRTPLEGDLGALLIKIGAASKLLSREVNRAALHGRLGYTGEVNVQGEQIAQLDLWSNEVFVDALKETGLVCTMVSEEMEAPLHVDRNCLPGSYVVCFDPVDGSSNIDINGTVGTIFSVRHRRGHGREHVAMDTLQKGTEQVAAGYVMYGPSTMFVYAAGHAVHGFTWDQTVDDYLLTHADIRIPQRGKTYSVNCGNYHRWAEPTRQAVDYLSTPDKATGRPYSLRYVGSMVADMHRTLLGGGIFMYPGEAGGGKNANGKLRLLYEVAPMAYIVEQAGGRASTGVERVLDIEPKECHQRVPVVIGSTDDVALVEEFYRGKR; encoded by the coding sequence ATGGGAGATCCGATGATCAGCAAAGGTGTGACCCTGACCCGTCATCTGCTGGATGACCGAACGCCGCTGGAGGGCGATCTTGGCGCGCTGCTCATCAAGATCGGCGCCGCTTCGAAACTGCTGTCGCGGGAGGTGAACCGGGCGGCGCTGCACGGCCGGTTGGGATACACCGGAGAGGTCAACGTCCAGGGAGAGCAGATCGCGCAGCTTGATCTGTGGTCGAATGAGGTATTTGTGGACGCGCTGAAGGAGACCGGTCTCGTCTGCACGATGGTTTCGGAGGAGATGGAGGCGCCGCTGCATGTCGACCGCAACTGCCTTCCCGGGAGCTATGTGGTCTGTTTCGACCCGGTTGACGGCTCGTCGAACATCGATATCAACGGCACAGTGGGGACCATCTTTTCAGTGCGGCACCGGCGCGGCCATGGCCGGGAGCACGTCGCCATGGATACCTTACAGAAGGGGACCGAGCAGGTGGCGGCCGGCTACGTCATGTATGGCCCCAGCACGATGTTTGTCTATGCCGCGGGCCACGCGGTACACGGTTTCACATGGGACCAAACGGTGGACGATTACCTGCTGACACACGCCGATATTCGGATTCCGCAGCGGGGTAAGACGTACAGTGTGAACTGTGGGAACTATCATCGCTGGGCGGAACCGACCCGCCAGGCCGTCGATTATCTGAGCACGCCGGACAAGGCGACAGGCCGCCCGTATTCGCTCCGCTATGTCGGATCGATGGTTGCAGACATGCACCGCACGCTGCTCGGAGGCGGAATATTTATGTATCCGGGCGAAGCCGGCGGTGGCAAGAACGCCAATGGGAAGCTCCGGCTCCTGTATGAGGTTGCGCCGATGGCCTATATCGTGGAGCAGGCCGGTGGACGGGCCAGCACCGGTGTTGAGCGGGTCTTGGATATCGAGCCGAAGGAATGCCATCAGCGCGTGCCGGTCGTCATCGGCAGCACCGACGACGTCGCGCTCGTTGAGGAGTTCTATCGGGGAAAGCGTTAG
- the mrr gene encoding Mrr restriction system protein: MAKTHGKGPRFVRYFGPVVEALKELGGSGSPDEVRAVVASRLAISEQEQSEQLSSGSSRFDNQVAWARFYLTRAGLLDSSRRGIWSLTEKGRATTLSHTAALQLFKEVHQAFSVEWRARLKPGESSETLEESSAEAVVGAQAPDHREQLLTILKGLPAAGFERLCQRLLRESGFQNVTVTGRSGDGGLDGNGVVEVNPFVSFRVLFQCKRYSGAVAPAHVRDFRGAMAGRADKGIILTTGTFTAEARREAVRDGVPPIELVDGEKFLDMFEKLELGLKPRVAFEIDDGFFDAFRK, encoded by the coding sequence GTGGCCAAAACTCACGGCAAGGGACCTCGATTCGTTCGCTACTTCGGCCCAGTAGTTGAGGCATTGAAGGAGCTCGGTGGATCAGGCAGCCCCGACGAGGTCAGGGCTGTGGTCGCCTCTCGACTCGCCATCTCCGAACAAGAGCAGAGTGAACAGCTCTCGAGTGGCTCCTCCCGTTTTGACAATCAGGTTGCATGGGCTCGTTTCTACCTCACTCGGGCTGGGCTTCTCGACTCGTCACGTCGAGGCATCTGGAGTCTCACGGAGAAAGGCCGCGCCACGACTCTGTCTCATACCGCGGCTCTGCAGTTGTTCAAGGAAGTTCATCAAGCTTTTTCTGTCGAGTGGAGGGCGCGGCTTAAGCCGGGCGAGAGTAGCGAGACGCTTGAGGAGTCCTCGGCGGAAGCAGTGGTGGGCGCCCAGGCCCCGGATCACCGCGAGCAACTCCTTACCATTCTAAAGGGATTGCCTGCTGCCGGCTTCGAGCGCCTGTGTCAACGTCTACTTCGGGAATCCGGATTCCAAAACGTTACGGTTACCGGTCGCTCCGGAGACGGAGGTCTTGACGGAAACGGTGTTGTTGAGGTGAATCCGTTCGTCAGCTTCCGCGTCTTGTTTCAGTGTAAACGCTATAGTGGGGCGGTAGCCCCGGCACACGTGCGAGACTTCAGGGGTGCCATGGCAGGTCGAGCCGACAAGGGTATCATTCTGACGACCGGTACCTTCACTGCTGAAGCACGCCGGGAGGCGGTGCGGGATGGCGTACCCCCCATTGAGCTGGTTGATGGTGAGAAGTTTCTCGACATGTTCGAGAAGCTGGAACTTGGCCTGAAGCCTCGGGTAGCCTTCGAGATTGACGACGGTTTCTTTGATGCCTTTCGAAAGTGA
- a CDS encoding ribulose bisphosphate carboxylase small chain, which translates to MRITQGTFSFLADLTDDQIRKQVEYALKNKWAVSVEFTDDPHPRNTFWEMWGLPMFDLEDPAGIMYEIDACRKAYPNHYVKVNAFDHNKGWETIRLSFIVHRPAHEPGFGLVRQEVKGRTVNYVVHSYATDKPEGERYTS; encoded by the coding sequence ATGCGAATTACTCAAGGCACCTTCTCGTTCCTGGCTGATCTGACCGATGACCAGATCAGGAAGCAGGTAGAGTACGCGTTAAAGAACAAATGGGCCGTCAGTGTCGAATTTACGGATGATCCGCATCCTCGCAATACGTTCTGGGAGATGTGGGGCCTGCCGATGTTCGACCTGGAGGACCCGGCCGGCATCATGTACGAGATCGATGCCTGCCGCAAGGCCTATCCCAACCACTATGTCAAGGTGAACGCCTTCGACCACAACAAAGGGTGGGAGACCATCCGACTGTCGTTCATCGTTCATCGTCCGGCGCATGAGCCCGGCTTTGGCCTTGTGCGCCAGGAGGTGAAGGGCCGCACGGTCAACTACGTCGTACACAGCTACGCCACCGATAAGCCGGAGGGCGAGCGGTATACAAGCTGA
- the fbaB gene encoding Fructose-bisphosphate aldolase class 1, translated as MNTRIREILGWYSADNPGTLTNLSRLLQHGYLGGTGRLVILPVDQGFEHGPARSFAVNPPAYHPHYHFELAIEARCNAYAAPLGFLEAGAAEFAGQIPLILKLNSHDVLHDEKDPLSAVTAGVKDALRLGCVGVGFTIYPGSAHCAAMYQQFREIAAEAKASGLIAVCWSYPRGSGLSKEGETAIDVVAYAAQIAAQLGAHLIKVKLPTAHIEQPEAKKVYDKTKVPIGTLAERVRHVVQSAFDGRRMVIFSGGAAKEDDNAVLDEIRAIRDGGGFGTIIGRNSFQRPRAAAIDLLTRIMKIYSGEMQ; from the coding sequence ATGAATACGCGTATCCGCGAGATCCTTGGTTGGTATAGCGCCGACAATCCTGGAACCTTGACGAACCTATCGCGGTTGCTGCAGCACGGCTATCTTGGCGGCACGGGCCGTCTGGTGATCCTGCCGGTCGATCAAGGGTTCGAGCACGGTCCGGCGCGAAGCTTTGCCGTCAACCCTCCAGCCTATCATCCGCACTACCACTTCGAACTCGCCATTGAGGCGCGTTGCAACGCCTATGCGGCCCCGCTCGGCTTCCTTGAGGCGGGCGCGGCCGAGTTCGCCGGTCAGATTCCCTTGATCCTCAAGCTCAACAGCCACGATGTGTTACACGACGAGAAGGACCCGCTTTCGGCAGTCACGGCCGGCGTAAAAGATGCGCTGCGTCTCGGGTGTGTCGGCGTGGGCTTCACGATCTACCCCGGCTCGGCTCATTGCGCTGCGATGTACCAGCAGTTCCGCGAGATCGCGGCTGAGGCCAAGGCGTCCGGCCTGATCGCCGTCTGCTGGTCGTACCCGCGCGGCTCCGGCCTGAGCAAGGAGGGCGAGACGGCGATCGACGTGGTGGCCTACGCGGCGCAGATCGCAGCGCAGCTTGGCGCGCACCTGATCAAGGTGAAGCTGCCCACAGCCCACATCGAGCAGCCGGAGGCCAAGAAGGTCTACGACAAGACCAAGGTGCCGATCGGGACGCTGGCAGAGCGCGTCCGGCATGTGGTCCAGAGTGCTTTTGACGGGCGACGGATGGTGATCTTTTCCGGCGGGGCGGCCAAGGAGGATGATAACGCGGTCCTGGATGAGATCCGGGCCATCCGCGATGGGGGCGGGTTCGGCACCATCATCGGCCGCAACTCGTTCCAGCGCCCCCGCGCCGCCGCCATCGACCTGCTCACCAGGATCATGAAGATCTACTCCGGCGAGATGCAGTAG